A segment of the candidate division WOR-3 bacterium genome:
AACCTAAGGTATCTATTGACCAATAACGACGTAAGGCACCGATCGAATCAATCGCTCCTAAATAAAATCTTTGATAATCCTTTCTGTCATCATCGTCAACAACAATTATTCTTGGGAAACCACAGGTAATTTTTATTTTCCAAGGTGTTTCAATATAAGGCATTGGGTTGGCAGTTATCTTTACTTCAAATTCTACAACTTGCGAAGGAGCATTTTCTCTCATTCTAAAAACAAAAGAGTCACTACTTAACCAAACACTATCGCCAGCAAGAATTTGGGAAATTGTGGCAATCGGTTTAGTAATCTCAATATAAGGATTTCTTGTTGATAAAGAACAGCGAACATTAGAAGCATTCTGCCAGAATGGAGAATTTCTAACTTGAATAATTAAACCAACCGGCTCGCCTCTTTCGGGAACCCCGTTATTATTTCCAGCAGCATCATTAATTCTAAATCTTCTTAAAACCAAGTCAGAACGATTCCTCATAGAAAGTGCCTTGCCAGCATTAATCCGACCAAAACCTAATAGCCGATAACGATAAAGAGTATCAATCATTGTATCACAAGAATAGAAAATCATTGTTGTACATTCAGCATTAGTAATTTGGGGAAAGGCAGCTTTTAGAAGTGCTGCTAAACCAGCAACACAAGGAGAAGCAGCAGAAGTGCCGTCAAACCCTACATAACTATTATTAAGGTTTGTTGTGTGAACATTTGTTCCCGGAGCAGAAACATCAACCCACCAGGCATAATTTGACTCTTGTCCACCGCCCCAAACTGAATGATAATCGTTTGGATCAGAAGCCGCGGTCGCAATAACTCGCGGATAGCAAGCCGGATATCTCGGAGCACCGCCAGAATAAGTATTTCCAGCGGAAGCACTTAAAACACAACCCATATCCCAAGCGTATTGAATGGCATCATTCAATGGCGGATAATAATTAGGACCTCCCCAACTCATACTTATTGCCCAAGCACCATTCTGGGCAGCATATTGAATTGCCGAAATTGCGTGGTAAATATTAATACCGCCACCAGTACCACATCTTAAAGCCATTAACCGACATTTAAACCCAAAAGAAGCAACACCAATTTCATTATTAGTAATCGCTGATGCCGCTCCAGCACAAAGGGTTCCATGTTCATCATTATAAGGAACAGGATTTGGGTCAGGAGTACTCGAAACAAAATTATAACCAATAACATCATCAACAAATCCATTTCCATCATTATCAACACCATCTAAATCGCCACCCGGAATAGGATAAGGATCAAATCGACCATTATGGTTCCAATCTTCTGGGTGATTAATCCACATATTATCAATTAAATCTTCATGATTATAATCAATCCCATCATCCACAATAGCAATCACCACATTAGTATCTCCTTGCGAAATAGCCCAAGCCCTTGGACAATCGGTCTTCTTTAAATGCCATTGATAGATATACCTTGGGTCATTAGGAACAAAAGTATCAATCTTATCCATCGGCACAATTAAATTAGGCAAAACATACTCAAAAATTCCCAATTTTTCATACTCTCTTATTACTTTAGAAACCGCTTCCTCTTTTCTGTAATGAAAAAGATAAAGCAAATCAAAACCATATTTTAGGAAAAGTTCGTCTCGCCTTCCTTTTATCCCTTCAATCTTATCCACTAAGAAATATTTATTCAATTTATCACAATTTTTTATTCCGGTATAAAAGATACCATCTTGAGAATGGATGTTAATAAAAGGGTGAAATTCTTTTTTAAATTTAACTACTACTTGATTAGGAATTGTTTCATCAGCCAATAAAAAAGATATTAAAAATAATGTTGTTAGAATCATTATCTTCTTCATCTTCTCCTCCATTTTGTTTTTTTTAAATTATAATAAAATCTCAAAAATCTTCAACAAGTTTGACTATTAGATTTTTTTATATATAATTTTTAATTGAAAAACATTAAAAATTTAAAAATTGGTTTTATTGGTTATGGTCGTGTAGCAAAAGTTTTTGTCTTTTTTTTAAAAAGAAAAGGTTTTAAAATCAAAGCAATTAGCGATAGAAAAATGAAAGATTTTGATAATATAAAAGTTGCTAAGAGTTGTGATTTAATCTTCGTTGCCACTCCTGATAAAGAAATTAAAAAAGTTTATTTAGAAATAGAAAAATATTTGAAACCTAACACCTATTTAGGTCATTTTTCTGGTTCCTTACCTGCTGACCTATTAAATTGGCAAAAGAAAAAGAAACCCATCCATCTTTTTTCTCTTCACCCAATTTTAACTTTTGGTAATTTTAAAAAGGCAATAAAATATCTACCAAAAACTTATTTTGCTATTGAAGGAACCGAAAAAGGAAAAATTA
Coding sequences within it:
- a CDS encoding S8 family serine peptidase gives rise to the protein MKKIMILTTLFLISFLLADETIPNQVVVKFKKEFHPFINIHSQDGIFYTGIKNCDKLNKYFLVDKIEGIKGRRDELFLKYGFDLLYLFHYRKEEAVSKVIREYEKLGIFEYVLPNLIVPMDKIDTFVPNDPRYIYQWHLKKTDCPRAWAISQGDTNVVIAIVDDGIDYNHEDLIDNMWINHPEDWNHNGRFDPYPIPGGDLDGVDNDGNGFVDDVIGYNFVSSTPDPNPVPYNDEHGTLCAGAASAITNNEIGVASFGFKCRLMALRCGTGGGINIYHAISAIQYAAQNGAWAISMSWGGPNYYPPLNDAIQYAWDMGCVLSASAGNTYSGGAPRYPACYPRVIATAASDPNDYHSVWGGGQESNYAWWVDVSAPGTNVHTTNLNNSYVGFDGTSAASPCVAGLAALLKAAFPQITNAECTTMIFYSCDTMIDTLYRYRLLGFGRINAGKALSMRNRSDLVLRRFRINDAAGNNNGVPERGEPVGLIIQVRNSPFWQNASNVRCSLSTRNPYIEITKPIATISQILAGDSVWLSSDSFVFRMRENAPSQVVEFEVKITANPMPYIETPWKIKITCGFPRIIVVDDDDRKDYQRFYLGAIDSIGALRRYWSIDTLGLPPQDTLNRYPVVIWFTGLDSINSLTESERNLLANYLDNGGNLFISGQNIGQNIGSTPFYENYLKARYVAPNANTYWIVGISNDPIGGGDTVVAAGGGGANNARSNDVIEPINGSVATHFYKDQPNSYAGIRYEGNYRLVYFAFPFEAVDYVATRYIQRPALLRRILLFFGETLPYGIEEKEEVITFSLKKDFEIYPNPIKNRFTLAVKTSFNGEIYLATIDGKIIKRIYQGEIKNKKNFDIGNLSPGIYYLILKEQGKVQNLRLLAIK
- a CDS encoding DUF2520 domain-containing protein, which translates into the protein MKNIKNLKIGFIGYGRVAKVFVFFLKRKGFKIKAISDRKMKDFDNIKVAKSCDLIFVATPDKEIKKVYLEIEKYLKPNTYLGHFSGSLPADLLNWQKKKKPIHLFSLHPILTFGNFKKAIKYLPKTYFAIEGTEKGKIIAKKIVKEISGKYFCLNKKDKPLYHLMCTTTNFLFPIFYFAFKIAKKLKIPKKALYPLVATTIENIFEKEIKKVITGPAARKEKNVINLHKKILRKYFSDYLKMYESLTKAIIKIIEK